A genomic stretch from Aedes albopictus strain Foshan chromosome 2, AalbF5, whole genome shotgun sequence includes:
- the LOC109417534 gene encoding lipopolysaccharide-induced tumor necrosis factor-alpha factor homolog, protein MESEKTNPPTYDQLHAPTQSAYPHPEQPTASTSFNINQPTTVIISSPNVGPDPTTMVCPSCRATIVTRLEYETTTKTHICAALLCLFICWPCVCIPYCSTSCRDANHYCPNCGSFIGTYKK, encoded by the exons ATGG AATCGGAAAAGACTAATCCACCGACTTACGATCAGCTTCATGCGCCCACCCAATCGGCCTATCCCCATCCAGAGCAGCCCACGGCGTCCACCTCATTCAATATCAATC AGCCAACCACCGTGATCATTTCGAGCCCAAATGTCGGCCCAGACCCGACCACCATGGTGTGCCCATCATGTCGGGCAACCATCGTTACCCGGTTGGAGTATGAAACCACCACCAAAACGCATATCTGTGCCGCCCTACTGTGTCTGTTCATCTGTTGGCCCTGCGTTTGCATCCCCTACTGTTCGACGTCGTGCCGAGATGCGAACCACTACTGCCCCAACTGTGGATCATTTATTGGAACGTACAAAAAGTAA